A window of Fusarium fujikuroi IMI 58289 draft genome, chromosome FFUJ_chr10 genomic DNA:
TACCACCAATATCCGCAGTCTTGACTTCCGCTCCCGAACTCGCCAGCACAGTCTCAATAGCCGTCATCATCCCCGCAGCGGCATCTGCATACCCGAAGtgcgacaacatcatctGCCCCGCCCATATCATTCCGATAGGATTAGCAATCCCTTTGCCGTAGATATCCGGTGCACTTCCATGAACAGGCTCGAATAAACTAGGGAAATCGCCCGTTGGGTTGAGATTTGCTGATGGCGCAATGCCAATCGTTCCCGTGCACGCAGGGCCCAGATCAGATAGAATATCGCCAAAGAGGTTCGATCCAACAACAACGTCAAAGATTTGAGGTCGCTGAACAAAGTGCGCCGTCAAGATGTCGATGTGATACTTCTCAACCGCAACATTAGAGTAATTCTTGCTCATCTCAGCGACGCGACTATCCCACCATGGCATAGTGATGCTGATGCCATTACTCTTGGTCGCACTCGTCAATTTCTTCCTAGGTCGACTCTGCGCAAGATCAAAGGCATAGCGAAGAACGCGATCCACTCCAACACGCGTCATGACCGTATCTTGAATCACAGTCTCTCGTTCCGTTCCTTCAAACATGATTCCTCCGACGCTGGAGTACTCTCCCTCCGTGTTCTCACGCACGATCCAGAAGTCGATGTCGCCGGGTTTGTGGCCTGCGAGGGGAGATGGAATACCGGGCATGAGTCGGCATGGCCGCAAATTGATGTATTGGTCGAATTCACGGCGGAATTTGAGGAGACTACCCCAGAGACTGATGTTATCGGGGACTTGGTCGGGCATGCCAACGGCGCCGAAGTAGATGGCGTCGAAGTGTTGAAGAGTATCCTTCCAGTCATCAGGCATCATCTTGCCGTGCTTTTCATAGTAATCGCAGCTTGCAAAGTCGAACTCTTGGAATTCGAGTGAGATGCTGAACTTCTTGGCTGCGGCTTTGAGGCAACGGACACCATACGGCATGACTTCTTTGCCAATGCCATCGCCGGGGATGACGGCGATCCTGAGTGTTTTGGACATTGTGAGAGGTTTATGAATTGAATTTCTGGGTTTCGACTCGGCGAGAAAGCTTGTCCTGAGAGAGGATTCTATCTTACTTATTTCTGGACTTGCATTTCATGTGTTCAACGGTTATACCAAACGCCGACGATGTCGGGATATAGAAAAGCCGATGATGAATCCCCGCCCTTCCACCGGCGGGGTTTTCTTTGTCCGCATGCTCTTATCGGCGTCCAGGCCCCGATAAGCTCGGACTGAGTGCTATTTGGCCGACTGCCTGTGCGACTGAATCACGGAAACAGCTGAGAAAACACAAATCTGAGAAGTGAATTACTATGCCATCACTTCGTCAATCACTATTCTGACCTCTTGTTCGGCGTGTTTGATAGATATCATGCGGCAGAAGGTAAGCCCGCTAGTGATAAACGGCCGAGGTTTGGCAGAGCGCCTGTGAAATTATGACGGCATAGTCACTCTCCGCAATTAATCATCACCAGAATACATTATTTAAGCAACTTGTCTACCAAAGGGCGTTGACGAGGTATAAACCCGGTAAACGGCGCATACAGCCTAggctcctcaacctcttcttaCCATATTATCTCTATCAGCTTCTCAAAATGTTTGACAACTTTGAACCTTTCGCAATCAAGACAAAGTCCAACCCagacatcaccatcaacggcTTGAAAAGCGGCGAGTCTTCCTCCAAACccgctcttcttctcatccatggcTTCCCTCAAACACTACACATCTGGCATCGTGTTGCGCCTCGGGTTCTCGACAAATACAACGTTGTATTGATCGATATCCGAGGGTATGGAAAGTCCTCCAAGCCTGACGATATAGCTTCGTATGCAAAGAGCGCCATGGCAAAAGACTGTATCAACGTCATGGATGCTCTCGGCCATACTGGGTCTTTCTTTGTCTGTGCCCATGATCGCGGTGCCAGAGTCGCGCATAAACTCGCCGTCGATTACCCTGATCGCATTCGCAAGTTCATACTACTCGACATCTGTCCTACACTGGCGATGTATACCAAGACGGATTTCGACTTTGCCAAAGCATACTTCCATTGGTTTTTCCTCATTCAAAAAGAACCTCTTCCTGAAACTCTTATCACAGCGAAGCCTAGAGAGTTAGCAGAGATGTTCATGGGCGGCCGCCAAGGCGATGGGTTATCCATCTTTGAGCCAGAGTGTTTTGAGATCTATGCCAAGAATTTGGAAGATCCTGCGACGGTTCATGCCATGTGCAATGATTATCGCGCGAGCGCGACTGTCGATCTGGAGGAGGCGCGTGAAGATCTGAAGCAAGGCCGAAGGATCCAGAGCCCTCTGCTTGTCTTATGGGGAAAGCATGGGGTTATTGAGAAGTGCTTTGATGCTGTGAAAGAGTGGAAAGACGTTGCTGATCCTGGTGTGCTGGTCGAAGGTCGCAGTGTTGAGTCGGGACACTATGTTCCGGAGCAGGCGCCCGATGTTGTAGTCTCCGCGATTCTGGAATTTCTCAATTGAGCGCTGGAGAGAATGCGATCGAGAGGTTCAACGATGAGACATTTCTAGGAAATTAAGTACTTATGTTCGTTCGCGACGCGTCTCGCGATTGACTTTGTAGAGATAGCAAACGTCTTTTTGAGATGCGCTTTTTTTCGTTTCAAAAGACTGCACCAAAAAATGTTTGTCTGGCACCTGATAAGATGAGCGAAATTCTAGATGCCAAAGAAGCATAAATCAAATAAGTTCAGCTAGAGGTGACACGAGACTAGCGTTGATGATCTAGTGGAGGAGCAACGCGAAATGAAGCAACCAATATCAGAAGCCGTAGAGCCCCCGTGTTTCGGAAACCCATCTTTTGGGAACGGGTTGGCCGATCAGCCAAATTTATCGTCACCAGCAACGCTCAAAGACATTGTTACTCCATTGAGACGAGAGAGGGTAATGTGAAGGGCAACGGTTACTAATGCGACTTTTTACATTCCATTGATTTCGCAACGGATTCATCACAGATAAGAGGGTCAAAATTACGCGCATGCCTGAGAGCGGATATCAGGGAACAGAACGGAAATAGAGAGCGTGCATCACTGCCGTGTTTGGGAAGGCTTCAAGTTCCATGCATAAATTCAAGGTTTGGATTGAGTTGCCTGTTGCTGCCGAGTCAGAGGCTAGACCTTTGATGAAGATAAAAGGCGAGCCAATTAGAGGCCGTGTCTAGGTTCTGACATCAAAGAGGCGTTGCTCATTCTGGGAATGGCCTCGTCGCAGTAACGAGGAGTTTTCTCTATAGGGTAGCTTTGCCTTCAGTTTGATATCGGTGATAACACATGGCGATCGACGGAGAGAGGTATAATCGTTCATAATCCTTGCATCGTGATCAATCTCTACATTTATCTAAAgcgtcttttttcttttgacATCATTCACGTCATTTTGTCTTCGATAAAAGTGTTGATCGTCATAACTACACCGTTGGTTGGCAACATG
This region includes:
- a CDS encoding LYS12-homo-isocitrate dehydrogenase family protein, producing MSKTLRIAVIPGDGIGKEVMPYGVRCLKAAAKKFSISLEFQEFDFASCDYYEKHGKMMPDDWKDTLQHFDAIYFGAVGMPDQVPDNISLWGSLLKFRREFDQYINLRPCRLMPGIPSPLAGHKPGDIDFWIVRENTEGEYSSVGGIMFEGTERETVIQDTVMTRVGVDRVLRYAFDLAQSRPRKKLTSATKSNGISITMPWWDSRVAEMSKNYSNVAVEKYHIDILTAHFVQRPQIFDVVVGSNLFGDILSDLGPACTGTIGIAPSANLNPTGDFPSLFEPVHGSAPDIYGKGIANPIGMIWAGQMMLSHFGYADAAAGMMTAIETVLASSGAEVKTADIGGNGNTQTLGEAIEKAILLG
- a CDS encoding related to haloacetate dehalogenase H-1, which codes for MFDNFEPFAIKTKSNPDITINGLKSGESSSKPALLLIHGFPQTLHIWHRVAPRVLDKYNVVLIDIRGYGKSSKPDDIASYAKSAMAKDCINVMDALGHTGSFFVCAHDRGARVAHKLAVDYPDRIRKFILLDICPTLAMYTKTDFDFAKAYFHWFFLIQKEPLPETLITAKPRELAEMFMGGRQGDGLSIFEPECFEIYAKNLEDPATVHAMCNDYRASATVDLEEAREDLKQGRRIQSPLLVLWGKHGVIEKCFDAVKEWKDVADPGVLVEGRSVESGHYVPEQAPDVVVSAILEFLN